The DNA segment ATTATTTTTCAAGATTTTGCAATTTTTTTGCCAATAATATTATGGAGATTATCTACTCAATTTAATATTGCAACCCTACCACTTAAATATTATccttttatttcatatttttttaatattagatTCCCAACACATGTATAATTAGGccgtattatattaaaatattaattaattgtcatatgataatcatgtgatTGCATTTGATAAAAGAGTATTGAAAATTTCGTAATGATCAAATCACTTGCATACAAATATATTATTTGGtgcatatttttatatttttacaataaatttatattaaatattttaaaaattcctTAATCATTATGTATTTTTCACTTTATGTATgtgatattaatttttttttaaataaaaattaaataattatatttatatactcTTTAATCTATGctgatataatattatcatttcGTCGTATAATTTGATTGAGCTTTAGATTACCCAAGAAAACTCTTGCTCAAGGAGGACATTTGCCTGAATATGTATAGAGATTAAACCCTAAGATTTTTGTTTGGAATTatgattgaaaattaaaaaattaatttcaaattagtTTTTAAGAAAATATGATTTTAAGAATTTatcttttaaatattattttaaatgttattaaaaataatttaattattttaaaattcttataatcaaaacataataaattttaacttaaaattgatTTTCAATAGTGTATAAATAATAATAGATTTTAAacacaattgaaaaaaaaaattataaaaattgttttGAGAAAGAACTCTGGCTGAAGGAGGAAGAATATTTGCATGAATATGTAAAGGGACTAAATAAAAGAGAATAAGAAAAGCATTATtcatcatttttttaaaattttttaaaattatccataatttaaatgaattttacaaaattttaaaattttcatatttttattattttgtttaaaaaaataattagcaCAATTAAATCTTATTTATCATATAACTAATAAAGAAGAAATTATTAAATacattcatgtttatatttcatttctCACCTAACACATGGATTCaccatttaaaattaataaagaaattattttttatttttataaaaatattattttttaattaaatatcagaaCCTCTTCCTCAATAATGAGGCTAAGAGACTTTTGTTCATTTTGTATATTTTCATTTGTCTATCATATTCATGAACATTTCTTATAATTGATGTGACTTGTTATTTTTTTGTTCAATTCTTATGATTTTATTCGACGGGTATAATATATTAAAAGTCTTAAATGGACAAGGATGAAttgtatcaaattatagttagataatGATATAACGAGTTTCTCATTCTAGTGATACACATTAATCAGTAAAGCTAAAAATTTTTTACATAATTGAGTGTCTGTTTGATTTAGCTGTTGAATACAACCGATAGCAGTTAATTCTGTTAGTTAATAACTAGTAGCTAATGATAACaaatttatgttaagtgtttgataaaataatatttacatattgctgttgatatgtaaaatgactaataagagtatatattatataatttattttattattaaaataactataaaattataactttattatattatattatttattttagtattaaataaatacataattaataatttcatatattgtatgatttattatattattaaaataaaaatataattattaatttattatatcatataatttattttattattaaataaaaaaattaaattccttaaaaaataattaaataattttaaaaaggtagttataaaataataaagtaattatttttatttataaagaaaaaaaattttataatttataataaataaatattctatgtttatattattactaaaaaatattttaataaaattacaatatgctaattaaaatattaaaatattaaaataaaaaaataaaattaaataatattaatttttaactatataaaaaaaataatataatttaaataaaaaataaaattaaattaattaccgattaataaaattataactcTAATAATAgagttaatataaattataattaacagatattatattaattattaatttattttttttaaaattattaaatatttaaattaatttatttatatatctaTCAATTATCATTAAAGATAAATCAAACACCCTTTCAATGGGAATTCATGACTATTCCCTGAGTAGAGTTGGAATTGCTGGTTTCATGGCATTCTTCGTTACTTTTAAGAAGTCCCCTTCAATTAAAAATCTTTGTAATCTCTTACTCTTTGTTAACTGAACCGCTTTATGACGACACTGTGATTTGATTGCCTTTTCTCTGTACActgaaaattttatatttgatttataaaaaaaCTAGTAATCCAAGAGAATCTATTCAGCCAGTAATGGCCAAAACAAAACTttgtatgttaataatttaattggGCACCTAACCTTTCACAATCTGTAGCGAATCTTATTCAAACCAAGAAGGGCTGCACATGGTGCAACAGTTAATTATAATGATCACACTATggtgtattaaaaaataataaatttattatttataaaatttaattattttttaaatataaaaatatatgtttcataattttataaataagatTATACGCACACttgaaatatataataatttacttaaatcatcataatataaatatacaattattgtataattttaaaattttttacatCCTCTAttctattttcataattttttaaaatttttcataaaaatttaaaaaataattaaataatattatttttatcaaaaagttaaaatattttaactatttttttataatacgtgatataatatatttttttagtgcAAGTGTATTGCATAATTTATCTACAGAACAAAatcatgaataaaaaaaaaaatcaattatggcCGTATGGGCGATATGATATAAAAATGTATTCTGAACCCACACGCGTCCAAAAGTGCCATTACGCTACCCCACAGCAAAGTGTTCCACCGTTCGGTTATCCCCCACAGTTTCTGTCATCTCCAGCTCTCTCCATGTTGCTGCAGTGCTACTTATATCCGCCCTCAATCCTCCCACAACTCCGCACAAATCTTCAATCCTCGCTATTTCTTCCTACTCGCTGTCGTACTTCTCACGCTCCGCTGCTCCGTTCTATCACCGTCAAGGCTTCAATATCTACTGTCATGGACGCTGACGCTCAAGTGACCTTGCTAAAGAAAGGCATAGCTGAACTGTATGACGAGTCTTCTGGTATATGGGAAGCCTTATGGGGAGACCACATGCACCACGGGTTCTACGACCCGGATGTTAAAGTTTCGGGCTCTCTTTCCGATCATAGAGCTGCTCAGATCCGAATGATCGAGGAGGCTCTCAGGTTCGGCAGCGTTCCAGGTTTGTCATTATCGCTATCTCTGTCTTTTTTTCCTTGTTCGTACTATATATGCCGTCCACTTATGAGTTTTGATCAATCATTGTAAATAAAAGGTTGTTTCAAAGATATATATGCTTGAAAAGAAAATCCCAACTCCCGGGGCAATTGAAGACGGGTAGTTCTATGGATCTCCATCGTGATACAGGGACGGAGGGACCCAAAATAAATGAAAGCCCAGTGACCTGTGGGGATGATGGCAATCATGTGTTCTCTTCACGTCACAGTCTGGGAATATAGGCAGTGCCAAATGGAATCGTGGATAGAATTTTTAGGGCCAATATTAATTACTGCATAGTTCTGGAGACGGCTTCTGCCCAAATCTTATGGGTTGTCAGCTCCCTAGTTTACAGTGTTTGGGTTTTTGTTTGTTAGTAATTGGTTTCGCGATGGTTTCCTAATCTGTCAAATTCTATTTGGAATTCTAGTTGGTTCGCATGTGTCGGCTTAGAATTTTTGCATGTCATTTCAAACTCTTCTTAGAGTCTGCTGTTTTTGTCCTTTACTTGCTTTCTTTTTTCCCTTAAGATTTGGATTCCTACTCGccccttccatttttttttttactttcttttttttttctctggagATACTAATCCGAAGCCTTATTTCTGATGTAATTATTTGGAATTCAAGGTTTGTGATAGAGAGATgataacataaactttaacacaGTATTGGGGAGTGCTCTATCTCTCAAAATTTGTATAGATTCTGCTCCTTGGCAGCTGTGAATGTTGTCCGTTCTAATTAATTTCAGCACAGTGACAGTAGTAGTAGTATTCTATTATTTCTAGGTGTATTTGTGTATATTACTACTGCGCctctgtgagagagagagagagagagagagagagagagagagagggtttgTGTTAAACAGAACCCAACTTTTTTTTACCCTCTCTCGAAGGGAGTTGACGCGTACAGGTATTTCGAATTGACGAGATCCCTGTACTTGCCTACCTCTCTTCTTCCTTATTTATACGGCAGTCTTTTTTCCTGAAGATATATGTAGGTCAAGCAGAATGAATATTTAATGCATTTAATCGTGTAGAGATTTCAGGGTAGTCATTATATTGTTCAAATCGCCATTTTTTAGTCTTTAAAAAAGCTTCCATTCATTTTCTTCCCCTCTCAACTGGATTTTAGAGGACCCAAAAAAATGGCCTAAGAACGTGGTTGATGTTGGCTGTGGGATTGGAGGCAGCTCTAGGTACCTGGCAAAGAAATTTGGGGCTCATTGCCAAGGCATTTCTCTCAGTCCTTTCCAAGTCCAGAGGGCCAATTCTCTAGCAGCTGCTGAAGGACTGGCTGACAAGGTGTGTGACTGTGTGTTCAAATATTTGATTTGACAATTGGGTGACAGAATTAGGTTTATTTACCAACAATTATCAGGTTTCCTAATTGGATTTATTTACAAACAATTAGCAGGCTTCCTTCCAAGTTGCAGATGCTTTAGACCAACCATTTCCAGATGGGCAGTTTGATCTGGTCTGGTCAATGGAGAGTGGAGAACATATGCCTGACAAaagaaaggtttttttttttttcttctctctcacATCTCATGGATTCAATTTTGGTATGATGTTGAAAAGACATGTATGCTTGAATTTCATGTTGTTCCATTTCTTGTATGATGCTGTTATCCTAAGTTGCTCTGACCCTTTTCTCAAACTGCAGTTTGTTAGTGAGTTGGCTAGAGTTGCAGCCCCAGGAGCCAGAATTATTATAGTAACATGGTGTCATAGGAACCTCAGCCCTTCTGAAGAATCTTTGCAGACATGGGAGAAAGCACATCTGAAGAAGATATGTGACGCTTATTACCTTCCTGAATGGTGTTCTGCTGCTGATTATGTTGAAATGCTCGAGTCTCTCTCTCTACGGGTAAACACTTCCTTCCAAGTTTCAACTGGCTGGCACAAAATCACGACGTGACAAATGAACCCCCCGCTCTTAACCTGTTACATAGTGTTTAATGACTAACTGCTGAAATTCTGAGTGGATGTCATGAGCATTTGAGTGCCACCCGGTctgcatataatttttattttctctttacaGTGTAGTCAAAAGCACAAAAAGTGAAATAACAAATTTAAAAGCGCTTAAAGCGTGAGCCCCAATTTTTAGATTAATGGTGGAAGATGTTAAGattgatttaaatgaaaattttgatggaaataaatcttatttTAGAGATGAGAATaaaagtgttaaaaactttgatGAGAAATTTAGTGAAAATCTCAAG comes from the Hevea brasiliensis isolate MT/VB/25A 57/8 chromosome 5, ASM3005281v1, whole genome shotgun sequence genome and includes:
- the LOC131179848 gene encoding probable tocopherol O-methyltransferase, chloroplastic, whose translation is MYSEPTRVQKCHYATPQQSVPPFGYPPQFLSSPALSMLLQCYLYPPSILPQLRTNLQSSLFLPTRCRTSHAPLLRSITVKASISTVMDADAQVTLLKKGIAELYDESSGIWEALWGDHMHHGFYDPDVKVSGSLSDHRAAQIRMIEEALRFGSVPEDPKKWPKNVVDVGCGIGGSSRYLAKKFGAHCQGISLSPFQVQRANSLAAAEGLADKASFQVADALDQPFPDGQFDLVWSMESGEHMPDKRKFVSELARVAAPGARIIIVTWCHRNLSPSEESLQTWEKAHLKKICDAYYLPEWCSAADYVEMLESLSLRDIKTADWSQNVASFWPAVIRSALTWKGLTSLVRSGLKTIRGALVMPLMIQGYQKGIIKFAIITCRKPEFE